In one Trichlorobacter lovleyi SZ genomic region, the following are encoded:
- a CDS encoding ABC transporter permease, with translation MTAYLLRRIAMLVPLMLGITLITFTVIHLAPGEPVDMQMAMNPKVGKEARERLTKFYGLDKPLHEQYVSWLGRLARLDLGRSFSSDNRPVLDKIKERLPITLSLNLVALIIEFGLAIPIGVLAAVKRDTILDKGITVFVFLGFAVPTFWLALLLMYFFGVKLNWLPISGLHTLGYESYSWFGRFWDLTKHLILPICVASFGSFAGVSRYMRSAMLQVIGQDYITTARAKGLSERVVIWKHALRNALLPLITLLGFSIPGLIGGSVIFETIFAIPGMGQLFYQGVMSRDYPVVMGILVIGAFLTLLGNLIADISYALADPRIRQQ, from the coding sequence ATGACGGCCTACCTGCTCAGACGTATAGCCATGCTGGTGCCGCTGATGCTGGGGATTACCCTGATCACCTTTACGGTGATCCATCTGGCACCGGGTGAGCCGGTGGATATGCAGATGGCCATGAATCCGAAGGTGGGCAAAGAGGCCAGAGAACGTCTGACCAAGTTTTACGGTCTGGATAAACCGCTCCATGAACAGTATGTTAGTTGGTTGGGCAGACTTGCCCGTCTTGATCTGGGCCGTTCCTTTTCCAGTGACAACCGGCCGGTGCTGGACAAAATCAAGGAACGTCTGCCGATTACTCTTTCGCTCAATCTGGTGGCCCTGATCATTGAGTTTGGCCTTGCTATTCCGATCGGGGTACTGGCTGCGGTAAAAAGGGATACGATACTTGACAAGGGGATCACTGTTTTTGTGTTTCTGGGGTTTGCAGTGCCCACCTTCTGGTTGGCCCTGTTGCTTATGTATTTCTTTGGCGTCAAGCTGAACTGGCTGCCGATCTCCGGTCTGCATACGCTGGGATATGAGTCGTACAGCTGGTTTGGGCGGTTCTGGGATCTTACCAAACATCTGATCCTGCCGATCTGTGTAGCTTCATTCGGTTCATTTGCCGGTGTTTCACGTTACATGCGTTCAGCAATGCTACAGGTGATCGGTCAGGACTATATCACTACAGCCAGGGCCAAGGGGCTGTCCGAACGGGTTGTTATCTGGAAACATGCCTTGCGCAATGCCCTCTTGCCGCTGATCACCCTGCTGGGTTTTTCGATTCCGGGACTTATTGGAGGCAGCGTGATCTTTGAAACCATCTTTGCCATCCCCGGCATGGGGCAACTTTTCTATCAGGGGGTTATGTCGCGGGATTATCCGGTGGTCATGGGGATTCTGGTGATTGGTGCCTTTCTGACCCTGCTGGGCAACCTGATAGCCGATATCAGCTATGCACTGGCAGATCCGCGCATCAGACAACAATGA
- a CDS encoding XTP/dITP diphosphatase — translation MTQLLVATRNRGKIKEIKALLDGLVEEIICAADLPDLPETVEDGATFAENALKKAREASKATGLAVLADDSGLVVDGLGGRPGVYSARFAGVGANDAANNVKLLQEVAGLSQVERRAAFVCSMAYVSPDGVEQLFEGRVGGTIIDQPRGDHGFGYDPLFLVNGYQQTMAELPLEVKNRISHRGQALRAFKNFLGGA, via the coding sequence ATGACGCAGTTGCTGGTTGCCACCCGGAACCGGGGTAAGATCAAGGAGATCAAGGCTCTGTTGGATGGTCTGGTGGAAGAGATTATCTGTGCTGCTGATCTGCCGGACCTGCCTGAAACGGTTGAAGATGGTGCCACCTTTGCCGAAAATGCCCTGAAAAAAGCCCGCGAAGCCAGCAAGGCAACCGGACTCGCCGTTCTGGCAGATGACTCAGGGCTGGTGGTGGATGGTCTTGGTGGCCGTCCTGGTGTCTACTCTGCCCGTTTTGCAGGAGTCGGCGCAAATGACGCTGCCAACAACGTCAAGCTGTTGCAGGAGGTGGCCGGTCTGTCCCAGGTTGAACGCCGTGCCGCCTTTGTCTGCAGTATGGCCTATGTCAGCCCGGATGGTGTTGAGCAACTGTTTGAAGGCAGGGTCGGGGGGACGATTATTGATCAGCCCAGAGGTGATCATGGTTTTGGCTATGACCCGCTTTTTCTGGTCAATGGGTATCAGCAGACCATGGCGGAACTCCCTCTGGAGGTAAAAAACCGGATCAGCCATCGTGGCCAGGCCCTGCGGGCCTTTAAAAACTTTCTTGGCGGTGCGTAA
- the rph gene encoding ribonuclease PH: MLRQGRGLSDLRPITMTRHFIKHPEGAVLVEFGDTRVICTASVEESVPPFLRGKGTGWVTAEYSMLPRATHTRSSREAAKGKQSGRTLEIQRLIGRSLRAVTDMTKLGERTIYLDCDVIQADGGTRTASITGAYVALVDAVSALLVQGKITGNPLKEAVAAVSVGIVDGQAVLDLDYQEDSSAEVDMNFVMTSSGRFVEVQGTAEAEPFTLEQMDAMRSLAMTGINQLFTYQQEALAR; this comes from the coding sequence ATGCTACGACAAGGACGGGGACTTTCAGACCTGCGCCCCATAACAATGACACGTCACTTTATCAAGCACCCGGAAGGTGCTGTTCTGGTGGAGTTTGGCGATACCCGTGTGATTTGCACTGCCTCAGTGGAAGAGTCGGTTCCCCCGTTTTTGCGTGGTAAAGGTACCGGCTGGGTCACGGCTGAGTACTCCATGTTGCCTCGTGCAACCCATACCCGATCCTCCCGTGAGGCTGCCAAGGGCAAGCAGAGCGGCCGCACCCTTGAAATTCAGCGTCTGATCGGGCGTTCCCTGCGGGCTGTAACCGACATGACCAAGCTTGGTGAACGTACCATTTATCTGGATTGCGATGTGATCCAGGCTGATGGCGGTACCCGTACCGCTTCCATTACCGGTGCCTATGTGGCTCTGGTTGATGCGGTTTCTGCGTTGCTTGTCCAGGGCAAAATTACCGGGAACCCCTTGAAAGAGGCCGTTGCCGCGGTCAGTGTCGGAATTGTTGATGGTCAGGCAGTGCTTGATCTTGACTATCAGGAAGATTCCAGTGCTGAAGTTGATATGAACTTTGTCATGACCTCTTCCGGTCGTTTTGTGGAGGTGCAGGGTACTGCCGAGGCAGAGCCGTTTACCCTGGAGCAGATGGATGCCATGCGCAGTCTGGCTATGACAGGCATTAATCAGCTGTTTACGTATCAACAGGAGGCCCTGGCGCGATGA
- a CDS encoding ComEA family DNA-binding protein has protein sequence MYFQRIAITLIAAVMTLVLFVQGRHAGNDSGLAALSAERSGSIVVQVSGDVAHPGIYRICGKKMTIDAIFMAVPLCAASLVPSDDLLSKPLQTGDAVHLMCKARENRALISTTSMKTSQLLTLGLPLDLNTMSQADFELLPGIGPALAYRIVGFRQKNGDTLAFDDLLQVDGIGEKKLKQLYPYFNHSISK, from the coding sequence TTGTATTTCCAGCGTATCGCCATTACCCTGATTGCAGCGGTAATGACGCTTGTGCTGTTTGTTCAGGGCCGTCACGCCGGAAATGATTCCGGTTTGGCGGCCCTTTCTGCTGAACGGTCCGGCAGTATTGTGGTCCAGGTTTCCGGAGATGTTGCCCATCCGGGAATATATCGGATTTGCGGCAAAAAAATGACGATTGACGCCATATTTATGGCGGTACCGTTGTGTGCTGCATCTCTTGTCCCTTCTGATGATCTGCTGTCAAAGCCCCTGCAGACTGGTGATGCAGTCCATCTGATGTGTAAAGCCAGAGAAAACAGGGCTTTAATCAGTACAACAAGCATGAAAACCAGCCAGCTCCTGACCCTTGGCCTGCCACTTGATCTGAATACGATGTCCCAGGCAGATTTTGAGTTGTTGCCCGGGATTGGTCCGGCTTTGGCTTACCGTATTGTCGGGTTTCGTCAAAAAAATGGCGATACTTTGGCGTTTGATGATCTGCTTCAAGTGGACGGGATAGGCGAAAAGAAGTTGAAACAGCTCTATCCATATTTTAACCATTCAATATCAAAGTAG
- the cimA gene encoding citramalate synthase, giving the protein MSLVKLYDTTLRDGTQAEDISFLVEDKIRIAHKLDELGVHYIEGGWPGSNPKDVAFFKDIKKEKLQQAKIAAFGSTRRAKTTPANDHNIKTLIAAEPDVITIFGKTWDFHVREALRISLEENLELINDSLVFLKQNVAEVFYDAEHFFDGYKANPEYAIKTLKAAEDAGVDCIILCDTNGGSMPYEVADIIAKVRKQIKTPLGIHTHNDGECAVANSIVAVDQGIVQVQGTINGFGERCGNANLCSIIPAIKLKLKKDCISDEQLRHLREVSNYIFELANLSPDKHLAYVGKSAFAHKGGVHVSAIQRHPETYEHIRPELVGNSTRVLVSDLSGKSNILAKAEEFQINLDSKDPVTQEILEEIKEMENRGFQFEGAEASFELMMKKALGTHKKFFQVMGFRVIDEKRTDDQKPTSEATVMIKVGGKIEHTAAEGHGPVNALDNALRKALEKFYPKLKEVKLHDYKVRVLPAGQGTASSIRVLIELGDKISRWGTVGVSDNIIDASYQALIDGIDFKLHHEDSV; this is encoded by the coding sequence ATGAGTCTGGTTAAACTGTACGATACAACGCTGCGTGATGGAACGCAGGCTGAGGATATTTCGTTTCTGGTTGAGGATAAGATCCGGATCGCACACAAGCTGGATGAGCTTGGCGTTCATTATATTGAAGGTGGCTGGCCCGGCAGTAACCCCAAGGATGTCGCGTTCTTCAAGGACATCAAAAAGGAAAAACTGCAACAGGCCAAGATTGCCGCCTTTGGCTCTACCCGCCGTGCAAAAACCACTCCGGCCAATGACCATAATATCAAGACCCTGATTGCTGCGGAGCCGGATGTCATTACCATCTTCGGCAAGACCTGGGACTTCCATGTGCGTGAGGCACTGCGTATATCGCTGGAGGAAAATCTCGAGCTGATCAACGATTCGCTGGTTTTTCTGAAGCAGAACGTGGCAGAGGTCTTCTACGATGCCGAGCATTTCTTTGACGGTTACAAGGCCAATCCCGAGTATGCCATCAAGACCCTGAAGGCTGCGGAAGATGCCGGGGTTGATTGTATCATTCTGTGCGATACCAATGGCGGCTCAATGCCTTACGAAGTAGCTGATATCATCGCTAAGGTCAGGAAACAGATCAAGACACCGCTGGGGATTCATACCCACAACGATGGCGAGTGTGCGGTTGCCAACTCAATTGTGGCGGTTGATCAGGGTATTGTGCAGGTGCAGGGCACCATCAACGGCTTTGGCGAGCGTTGTGGCAATGCCAACCTCTGTTCCATCATCCCGGCCATTAAGCTGAAACTGAAAAAAGACTGTATCAGCGATGAGCAACTGCGGCACCTGCGTGAAGTCTCAAACTATATCTTTGAGCTGGCCAACCTTTCCCCTGACAAGCACCTGGCGTATGTGGGCAAATCTGCCTTTGCCCATAAGGGTGGAGTGCATGTCAGCGCCATCCAGCGTCATCCTGAAACCTACGAGCATATCCGCCCTGAGCTTGTTGGTAACAGCACCCGGGTGCTGGTCTCTGATCTGTCCGGCAAATCCAACATCCTGGCCAAGGCAGAGGAATTCCAGATCAACCTCGACAGTAAAGATCCGGTTACCCAGGAAATACTTGAGGAGATCAAGGAGATGGAAAATCGTGGCTTCCAGTTTGAAGGAGCTGAAGCCTCTTTTGAGTTGATGATGAAAAAAGCCCTGGGTACCCATAAGAAGTTTTTCCAGGTTATGGGATTCAGGGTGATTGACGAAAAACGGACTGATGACCAGAAACCAACCTCTGAAGCAACGGTTATGATCAAAGTGGGGGGCAAGATTGAGCATACTGCGGCTGAGGGGCATGGACCGGTCAATGCGCTGGATAACGCCTTGCGCAAGGCCCTTGAAAAGTTTTATCCCAAGCTGAAAGAGGTCAAGCTGCATGATTATAAGGTCCGGGTGCTGCCTGCCGGTCAGGGGACCGCATCGTCCATCCGGGTTCTGATTGAACTGGGGGACAAAATCAGTCGCTGGGGTACGGTCGGAGTATCTGATAACATTATTGATGCCTCGTACCAGGCCTTGATCGATGGCATAGACTTCAAGCTGCACCATGAGGATTCGGTATAA
- a CDS encoding HD-GYP domain-containing protein: MNSAIALHEISEFIRHLLSAVAGAALYTVNHPQVFRLADAAHASLTRALAERPDIALLEVDGELVIDGRPQAFSLVFDRFIQIMHEHGIGHLRFLAGTPRHEVDQLIALLARQSDGSEAGSTEHIRLGKVEMPEDGNEEGSLGAGGGTSGTVGTGGRAGAVTLGEIPALELARLSEVYEAIKRKERLKPSGIAATVAELVEAFRREGESLLVLAALREQDEYTFTHAANVCILTLAQAMSLGIKGQMLNDIGIAAMLHDVGKMFIPEEILTKPEKLSDEEFEQMKRHPVLGAQYLMETPGVPRLAAIVAFEHHMRHNQSGYPMVPPGWQQTVASQLTAIADCFDAMRTRRPYQEPRPPEVIAKVLMQGSGTEFNPLLVRNMLLLLNRLDRI; this comes from the coding sequence ATGAATAGCGCGATTGCTCTGCATGAAATCAGCGAATTTATCCGGCACTTGCTTTCTGCGGTGGCCGGAGCTGCGCTCTACACCGTTAACCATCCCCAGGTCTTCCGTCTTGCTGATGCTGCCCATGCAAGCCTTACCCGGGCATTGGCAGAACGGCCGGATATTGCGTTGCTAGAAGTCGATGGTGAACTGGTCATTGATGGCAGGCCACAAGCATTTTCCCTGGTGTTTGACCGTTTTATCCAGATCATGCATGAGCATGGTATCGGTCACCTACGCTTTCTGGCCGGCACACCCCGGCATGAGGTTGACCAACTGATTGCCCTGCTTGCCCGTCAGTCTGACGGATCTGAGGCTGGATCAACTGAACATATCCGGCTTGGCAAGGTTGAGATGCCGGAGGACGGAAACGAGGAAGGCAGCCTTGGTGCCGGCGGCGGAACATCCGGGACGGTAGGGACAGGCGGCAGGGCAGGGGCTGTCACTCTTGGTGAGATACCTGCACTTGAGCTGGCGAGACTCAGTGAGGTGTATGAGGCGATCAAGCGCAAGGAACGCCTGAAGCCCAGCGGCATCGCTGCAACAGTTGCCGAACTGGTGGAGGCGTTCCGGCGGGAAGGTGAGTCCCTGCTGGTTCTGGCGGCCCTGCGGGAGCAGGATGAGTATACCTTTACCCATGCTGCCAATGTCTGCATCCTGACTCTGGCCCAGGCAATGTCCCTGGGGATTAAAGGACAGATGCTGAATGATATCGGTATTGCCGCCATGTTGCATGATGTCGGCAAGATGTTTATTCCTGAAGAGATTCTGACTAAACCGGAAAAACTGAGCGACGAAGAGTTTGAACAGATGAAACGCCATCCGGTGCTTGGTGCCCAGTACCTGATGGAAACTCCCGGAGTTCCTCGTCTGGCAGCGATTGTCGCCTTTGAACATCATATGCGACATAATCAGTCGGGTTATCCGATGGTGCCGCCCGGCTGGCAACAGACTGTGGCCAGTCAGCTGACTGCCATTGCAGATTGTTTTGACGCCATGCGGACCCGTAGACCATACCAGGAACCCCGCCCCCCCGAGGTGATTGCCAAGGTGTTGATGCAGGGCTCAGGGACCGAATTCAACCCGCTGCTTGTCAGGAATATGCTGCTGCTGCTCAATCGACTTGACAGAATTTAG